A stretch of DNA from bacterium:
CACTCTCATGCGGTCTCGCTTCTGTAGGACCTGCTCTGACATAAGCAGAATGCAAGCTAACGATTTCGCATGAACATGTCAACTGCTGCGGAAATGCCGCGCGGGGTCTGCGGAAAAACTGTTGTTAAACCGATGCTTAACTCACGCAAACACAGCGGCGGCAAAGGAAGTGTTCCTCTGCCGCCGCTGTAAACTGACTCTGCCAGTGCATCAAACTATACCAACACCCGGTGCGCACGGCACAGTGATCACTTGTAGAAGAAGATGGCGTCCACACCCTGTTTGTCACGCAGCTCTATACGGTGGCTGGAGGAATGAATGCTCGGATCCGCCAGTAGAGCCTTAATGCTCGCGAAGGATCCGAGGCCTCCCAAGTGCGCGACAATCTTGGAGGGCTGATGGTCTCTGGATTTGTAGATGTCACCCACGCCGCCGAAGAAGGTCGCGCCGTTGCTTAAGTCTTTTTCCGCGCCCATCAGCACAGCATCCACTCCCGCCTGCGCGGCGCGCAAGGCTCTCTGAAATTGCAGGCCATCATCGCCGTGAGTGGTGTCCGAAGGCATCAGGTGCACAATCTCCCGCATATACTTCGAAGGATGTGCCTTTGCCCGGGTGAGAATCTCTTGCCGATATGCCGGGTCGAGCGAAGCCAGCGCGGCATGGACCTCAGGCTTTCCTTTGTAGCGTCCGCTGCCCGATTGCTTCTTCGTCAACCCATAGAATTGATTGTGCGCCAGTACGGTCTCCTTGATCGTATGCTGATCCTCCGGTGTGCCGTTCAATGTGCGCCGCAAAATGACGTAGGAAATTGCGATGGCCTTGTCTTTGATGTTGAGGCTGTCGAGGCTCTTCCACTGACCCAATTCGGACATGACGCTGGCCACCATCAGGTTCCGCTCCAAGGGCGTGAACGGTACGGTGCCGTTATCCACATGCGCAACACCCCCGGTGGGCTGCGCGTTCCCTGCGGTCAGGCCGAACAGCAGGACCGTCACCGCGGCATACTGTGCCGTTTTCATAGCGTGGTATCTCCTTCCCTGTGTCGTCGTTCTTCTCTCTTACGATGCTAATCGGAGTAGGGTTTCGAAGCGGCGGGGCTCGCGAGCATAGAGCGATACGGTGCGGCGCACTTTGAAAAGGGGCTTTTGATCAGGATTTCAAAGCCGCGAGCCGCCGTCCGTATGCACCCCTATGACAAGAGCCGGTGCGGTGATCGGCTCTGTGCCTGTATGGATTCCGTGAAGCCGTGCCGCCTAAGGCTTAGGCCTTGACAGCCTTCACCTGATAGAAATAGTGGCGGGAGATGGGAGTGCCCTGCGCATAATCCCCATACTCATGCAACAGACCCATCTGCCGCGTGCTGTGGCTGTCCTGCGCAAAGCAGGGCGTCAACAGCACAGCGCCGCTTCACTGACAGGCCACACTCCCTGCGGCATCTGCGGCGTGGCCTGGTCGCGAGCTTGCCGCCAGTAGTCGAACGGCATATTGCCCAGCGGGCGGTCTTCATTGCCGAGCGTATAGCTGGTGGGTGAAGGAAAACAGAAACAGGACGACCCCTTTTCAAGGATCGCCCTGCTTTTTTTTCTGTTGTTCACCCACACCCGGAGGGTGTGGAGTAGTAACCTTGAGGGGTTACTTCATCAGCAGCATCTTCTTCTCGGCCACAAAACCATTCACATTCAGGCGATAAGGAAAACAGAAACAGGGCGACCCCTTTTCAAGGATCGCCCTGTTTTTTTTCTGTTGTTCACCCACACCCGGAGGGTGTGGGGTAGTAACCTTGAGGGGTTACTTCATCAGCAGCATCTTCTTCTCGGCCACAAAACCATTCACATTCAGGCGATAGAGATACAGACCTGAAGATAGGTGGCTGGCGTCAAATCTCACCACATGATTTCCGCCGGCCATATTGCTGTTGACCAGAGACGCAACCTCCTCGCCCAGCAGGTTGTACACCTTCAGGGACACAAAGCCATTATCCACCAGATCGAAGACAATGCTGGTGCTCGGGTTGAAGGGATTGGGATAGTTCTGGTTCAGAGCATAAGTGGTCGGCTGCGACGCCGAGAGCGGCGAGGCAAAGATCACCGAGCCCAGGGGATGCCGCGAGCCATCGGCTTCGGTCATGCTCAGGCGGTAGCGGTAGGTTGTGCCCGCCAGCACCTGCGCATCATGATAGGTATAGGTATGGCCTGCCGGATTGTCACCGAGTCCCGCAAGATGGGCAATCGTGCTCCAGCCGTTCGCCGTCTCCCGGGCCAGATCATAACCCGCTACATTACGCTCCGACGCCGTGACCCACGAAACGTCTACGCGATTAAACGCGCCTACGGCCGTAAAGCTTGTCAGCTCCACCGGCAGAATCTGATCGCAATCCGGTTCGACCAGAAACCCTCCGCTGCTGCCGCCGTCAAAGTTATTGTTGATGGCGTCTACCACATCATTCAGATCGGAGACCGTGATCCCGGCAGGAAGGGCTCCCAGATCACCGCCCAGCACCTGATTTGCCAGCGCGAAAATCTGGTTGACGGTATAGCCAGCAAAGGGACCGGAAGGCGTGTGGACTCCCACCGGCACCACCAGATTGCCAAGGTTTGAGTTGAATCCCGTCACACCCGCATTGGAAAACCCAAGTGTGATGGCAAGCGTCAGGACTTGTCCGGCAAATACACCGGCTGGAGTGGAGGTCGGATTCGTCAGATTTGCCGTCAACATACTCGGAGGGCCGCCCGCCGGCAGAAAGTTTTCAATCGATGTGTCGGATAAAAACGTCGCCGTAAAGTTGCCTCCGATTGTCAGACCCGAGGGAAAGACGGTAGCAAAGTTATTGTCCCGAATGCACCCCGGATTGTTGCCATGACATGGGGCGCCCCATCCGCCCTGCGTGACGGTGAGGTAGTCTCCCGGAGGAATATTGCACGGATCCGGTTGGGCCATCGCCGCAGATACCAGCAAAAGCACAGACAGGATAAGCACAATCTTCTTCTCGAAGCTCGCGATAGATGAACGCATAAATCACCTCCTGAATTGAACATATTTGTTAGAAACATCTCCTCTAATTTGGCCGAATAAGGTAGCTTGGACCCGACGGCCAATCAAGTAAAAGTAACCTAAGCCACAATTTCGGGTCCGCTTCCAGCGGCAGTTGTGCTAATATACCGTACATACTTTGAGTGTGTCATCTTTGACTCCAACACCCGTCTCTCTCGGCAATGTGATACAGTTTGACAGGTTGGTACTTACAAACAATGGGCAATCCCTGCGCTGCACCGAAGCGTACGCACAGAGGCATGCGGAGATGACACGGAAACATTCGATCATCCTCACTGGCCGCCGAACCATTTTTGCTTAAAGCCGTTCAAGGGAGTATTGCCGGGCCAGGGAGTCGGTGAAAACCACTTGACCACCGTCACAAAGATATGTACATTGAGAGGTCATTTTGAACTCAGAGACAGGTGCCGCGCCATGATTCGGATTGCGATTCTTTTGGGATGGATTTGCCTCACCCGCCTCGCCTTTGCCGACAGCACCCTGGTGCCGACAGGATCCGTCAGCGGTGTTTGGAGTGCGGTGCACAGCCCGTACATTGTCTGGAATGGCACTGTGACCGTCAATGACGGTGACACCTTGAAGATTCAACCGGGTGTGACGGTGAGATTCAGCGGTCCCTATCAACTGCGGGTATCGGGAGTCTTGCGCGCGCTCGGCCGTGCGGACAGCCTGATTCGTTTCACGGCGGATACCCTTGCCAATCCTGCCGGCTGGGGCGGCATCCGCTTTGTCTCCGCGCGGGATTCGAGCCGTCTCTCCTACTGCATCATCGAGAATGGCCGGGCCACGGGCAACTGGCCCGATTACACCGGCGGCGGTGTCGCGCAGTTGGGTTCGCGCCGGATCACCCTCGACAATGTCACCTTTCAAGACAACCGTGCCAGTCAGTCCGGTGGGGCCTACGCAGGCAACGGTTCGGGCGGAGCAGTATTTACACATTGCCAATTTCTCCGCAATGTCTGCATGGAGAGCGGCGGTGCACTCAGCCTGACCTCCAATTCGCCGAATACCTTTACCGATTGCGATTTTATTGCCAACACCACAGCGCCGGGCAGTTTCGGAGGCCGCAACGGGGGCGCAGTGGACACCTACCGCGGAAACGGAACATTTACCTCCTGCCGTTTTATCCGCAACTACTGTGCGTCCACCGGCGGTGCGGTGCAGGGACATGGGTTTCTGAGCTTCAGCAATTGCAGTTTTGACAGCAACCGCGCGGACGGGAATGCGGGG
This window harbors:
- a CDS encoding T9SS type A sorting domain-containing protein — protein: MRSSIASFEKKIVLILSVLLLVSAAMAQPDPCNIPPGDYLTVTQGGWGAPCHGNNPGCIRDNNFATVFPSGLTIGGNFTATFLSDTSIENFLPAGGPPSMLTANLTNPTSTPAGVFAGQVLTLAITLGFSNAGVTGFNSNLGNLVVPVGVHTPSGPFAGYTVNQIFALANQVLGGDLGALPAGITVSDLNDVVDAINNNFDGGSSGGFLVEPDCDQILPVELTSFTAVGAFNRVDVSWVTASERNVAGYDLARETANGWSTIAHLAGLGDNPAGHTYTYHDAQVLAGTTYRYRLSMTEADGSRHPLGSVIFASPLSASQPTTYALNQNYPNPFNPSTSIVFDLVDNGFVSLKVYNLLGEEVASLVNSNMAGGNHVVRFDASHLSSGLYLYRLNVNGFVAEKKMLLMK